In one Bacteroidia bacterium genomic region, the following are encoded:
- a CDS encoding DUF1801 domain-containing protein, whose amino-acid sequence MENRPAISTTPLDDFYLQQSEPLGSCYLALRDIILSQNKHIMPEWKYGCPFFYYKGKMFCYLWFHKKNQQPYIAFMKGKYLKSEKLIAEERVNIRIMLFDPDQDLPQKEICKIVQEALKLYA is encoded by the coding sequence ATGGAAAACCGCCCAGCTATTAGCACCACTCCATTAGATGATTTTTATCTTCAACAAAGCGAACCTTTGGGGAGTTGTTATTTGGCATTGCGTGATATTATTCTATCGCAAAACAAGCACATTATGCCCGAATGGAAATACGGTTGTCCATTTTTTTACTACAAAGGAAAAATGTTTTGCTATCTATGGTTTCATAAAAAAAATCAGCAACCTTATATCGCCTTTATGAAAGGTAAATACTTAAAGAGTGAGAAACTGATAGCAGAAGAAAGGGTAAATATTCGCATTATGCTGTTTGACCCTGACCAAGATTTGCCCCAAAAGGAAATTTGTAAAATAGTACAGGAAGCGTTGAAACTTTACGCATAG
- a CDS encoding AAA family ATPase encodes MIFAFEEPETSQHPDHQEMLIQAFIELANTGNSQIILTTHTPALAGLLPLESLRFIEKTVDDRNIELGTDEVFEKVAQTLGVLADPIPKNATAIILIEGKSDVAFFNHTVIQLKNAGHLTHTFQEKRIALVPIGGCGNLKHWQTLKLVDQFQIPYCVLLDSDKGTNEEQKNIDTISDLVQNGIKAYLTKKREPENYIHLDCLQLPAGSVFTLTDTCDAKVLIANEKSTKKELILEKFWTRMTADQIREVEQYDDNGTIRFEFSEMFQDFLNVV; translated from the coding sequence ATAATTTTTGCTTTTGAAGAACCTGAAACATCTCAACATCCAGACCATCAGGAAATGTTAATTCAAGCATTTATTGAATTAGCAAATACAGGCAATTCTCAAATTATTTTAACAACACACACTCCTGCTCTAGCTGGACTATTACCATTAGAAAGTTTGAGGTTTATTGAAAAAACTGTAGACGACAGAAATATCGAACTCGGAACTGATGAAGTTTTTGAAAAAGTCGCACAAACACTTGGTGTTTTAGCCGACCCTATTCCAAAAAATGCGACAGCAATAATTTTAATTGAAGGAAAAAGTGATGTAGCGTTTTTCAATCACACTGTTATCCAACTCAAAAACGCAGGGCATTTGACTCATACATTTCAAGAGAAGAGAATAGCACTTGTGCCTATCGGTGGTTGTGGTAATTTGAAACATTGGCAGACTTTAAAATTAGTTGACCAATTCCAAATACCTTATTGCGTTTTACTTGATTCGGATAAGGGAACCAATGAAGAGCAAAAAAATATTGACACGATTTCTGACCTAGTTCAGAATGGTATAAAAGCTTATTTGACGAAGAAAAGAGAACCAGAAAATTATATTCATTTGGATTGTCTTCAATTGCCAGCAGGGAGCGTTTTTACACTAACTGACACTTGTGATGCAAAGGTTCTAATAGCAAATGAGAAATCAACAAAAAAGGAGTTAATTCTTGAAAAGTTTTGGACAAGAATGACAGCGGACCAAATTAGAGAAGTTGAACAATATGACGATAACGGAACAATTAGATTTGAATTTTCTGAAATGTTCCAAGACTTTTTGAATGTAGTATGA
- a CDS encoding PDDEXK nuclease domain-containing protein, with amino-acid sequence MNIDNTYKQDFNHILTLITAARNRVYSKANSELVLLYFNVGKVVSDRVNTGKWGENIVQQLSDFILSRVPNLSGFNRRGLYRMKQFFEVYSDNQFLSSLSIFLKSYKNQQDTKVSTVLTQLQSADDLPSKFVSTVLSQIQWSSHLHILNKTKTAEEKIFYVLHAISQRLSVRELERQLNTATFERTMLSNKSISALQTQLPENLFKDPYIFEFLDLPDGHSEKDLEKAITLNLQKFILEVGKDFTYMGEQYRIQAGNRDFRTDLLFYHRELNCLVLFELKIQEFDPEFLGKLNFYLGALDKDVKKPHENPSIGILLCKGKDTEVVEISMSRHISPAIVADYETKLIDKKLLANKLHQLGQILDKPNEQDE; translated from the coding sequence TTGAACATAGACAATACATATAAGCAAGATTTTAATCATATTCTAACACTCATAACCGCAGCAAGAAATCGTGTTTACAGCAAAGCAAACAGCGAGTTGGTTTTGTTGTATTTTAACGTAGGTAAGGTTGTTTCCGACAGAGTAAACACAGGCAAATGGGGCGAAAATATAGTTCAGCAATTATCGGATTTCATTTTATCAAGAGTTCCCAATCTTTCGGGCTTTAACCGTAGAGGCTTGTATAGAATGAAGCAATTTTTTGAGGTGTATTCAGATAATCAATTTTTGTCTTCACTTTCAATATTCTTAAAAAGCTATAAAAATCAGCAAGATACAAAAGTGTCAACAGTGTTGACACAATTACAATCGGCTGACGATTTGCCTTCCAAATTTGTGTCAACAGTGTTGTCACAAATTCAATGGTCATCGCATTTGCACATTCTGAACAAGACCAAAACAGCAGAAGAAAAAATTTTTTACGTTCTTCACGCCATTAGTCAGCGACTTTCGGTAAGAGAATTAGAACGACAACTAAATACGGCAACATTTGAACGAACAATGCTTAGTAACAAAAGCATTTCGGCATTACAAACGCAATTACCCGAAAATCTTTTCAAAGACCCTTACATATTTGAGTTTTTGGATTTGCCAGATGGACACAGCGAAAAAGATTTGGAAAAAGCGATTACGCTCAATTTGCAAAAATTCATTTTGGAAGTCGGCAAAGATTTTACCTATATGGGCGAACAATATCGCATACAGGCAGGTAACAGAGATTTCCGCACCGACTTACTTTTTTATCATCGTGAATTAAATTGCTTGGTGTTATTTGAATTGAAAATTCAAGAGTTTGACCCCGAATTTTTGGGCAAACTCAATTTCTATTTAGGTGCGTTAGACAAAGACGTGAAGAAACCACACGAAAACCCAAGTATTGGTATTTTGCTCTGCAAAGGCAAAGACACCGAAGTAGTAGAAATTTCAATGTCAAGACACATAAGCCCTGCAATAGTTGCCGACTACGAAACGAAACTAATTGACAAAAAATTATTGGCTAACAAGCTGCACCAATTAGGACAAATATTAGACAAACCAAACGAACAAGACGAATGA
- a CDS encoding ATP-binding protein: MILEEVRIKNFRGYRTETIIPISNLTAFIGKNDAGKSSVLEALEIFFNNSLVVCEREDLNINADNNQIEITCVFSDYPNEIIIDAAAPTSLANEYLLNENNRLEIKKVFAASAAKPKEKVFIICNHPTAENSNDLLELKKAELKTRATRLNIPQGNYNGNINSTIRQAIWASFDDLQLARTELLVDKEDTKKVYDTLKNYLPIYALFQSDRQSKDDDKEVTDPMKLAVQQALAELTDEIEHIKNEVRNKAIDTANRTLAKLKEMSPELANELIPEFKTEPKFDSQFKLTINSEDNIPINKRGSGVRRLILLTDVTQGYH, encoded by the coding sequence ATGATATTAGAAGAAGTAAGAATCAAAAATTTTAGAGGTTATCGGACAGAAACGATAATCCCAATTTCTAATTTAACTGCATTCATTGGAAAAAATGACGCAGGTAAATCCTCTGTTCTTGAGGCGTTAGAAATCTTTTTCAATAACTCACTTGTCGTTTGTGAAAGGGAAGATTTAAACATAAATGCTGACAACAATCAAATAGAAATAACTTGTGTTTTTAGTGATTACCCAAATGAAATTATTATTGATGCGGCTGCACCAACAAGTTTGGCAAACGAATACTTACTAAATGAAAATAATAGACTTGAAATAAAAAAAGTATTTGCAGCATCAGCCGCTAAACCAAAAGAAAAGGTTTTTATTATTTGTAATCATCCAACTGCTGAAAATTCTAATGACCTTTTAGAACTTAAAAAGGCAGAACTTAAAACAAGAGCAACTAGGTTAAATATACCGCAAGGAAATTACAATGGAAATATAAATTCAACAATAAGACAAGCTATTTGGGCAAGCTTTGATGACTTACAGTTAGCTAGAACGGAATTGTTAGTAGATAAAGAGGATACAAAAAAGGTATATGATACATTGAAAAATTATTTACCAATTTATGCACTATTTCAGTCAGACAGACAAAGTAAAGATGATGACAAAGAAGTTACTGACCCAATGAAACTTGCAGTACAACAAGCATTAGCAGAATTGACTGACGAAATAGAACACATAAAGAATGAAGTTAGAAACAAAGCAATAGATACAGCAAATCGAACACTAGCAAAACTAAAGGAAATGTCTCCAGAATTGGCTAACGAACTAATTCCTGAATTTAAGACAGAACCCAAATTTGATTCACAATTTAAATTGACAATAAATTCAGAGGACAACATTCCGATTAACAAACGAGGAAGCGGAGTAAGACGACTAATCTTACTAACTGATGTTACGCAAGGATATCATTAA
- a CDS encoding TMEM175 family protein, producing MNKNRLEAFSDGVIAIIITIMVLELKVPHNPTWQSYLDAYPIFVSYALSFVLVGLYWSNHHHLFHTVSKVNNKILWLNMFTLFWQSLIPFATAAMGENSFTSIPVTVYALLLVLAAVSYMFLVNALCSLHGANSAFYKAYKGHRTIYISMAVHTSAAIISLIGFPKIAFTLIAVTVLLWFVPNHIISRNKPTEE from the coding sequence ATGAACAAAAACCGACTTGAAGCTTTTTCAGATGGTGTAATTGCCATTATCATTACCATTATGGTTTTGGAATTAAAAGTTCCTCACAACCCGACATGGCAAAGTTACTTAGATGCTTATCCGATTTTCGTTAGTTATGCTTTGAGTTTTGTCTTAGTAGGACTTTATTGGAGCAATCACCATCATTTATTTCACACGGTTTCAAAAGTCAATAACAAAATTCTTTGGCTCAATATGTTTACACTCTTTTGGCAATCGCTAATTCCATTTGCAACTGCTGCAATGGGAGAAAACAGTTTTACTTCAATTCCTGTTACAGTTTATGCACTTCTCCTTGTACTTGCAGCAGTTTCGTATATGTTTTTAGTGAATGCCTTATGCAGTTTGCATGGAGCAAACTCTGCTTTTTACAAAGCATACAAAGGACACAGAACAATTTACATCTCAATGGCTGTTCATACTTCTGCTGCAATTATTTCGCTAATTGGGTTTCCGAAAATAGCTTTTACTTTAATAGCAGTAACAGTTTTACTGTGGTTCGTTCCAAATCACATCATCAGCAGAAATAAACCAACAGAAGAATGA
- a CDS encoding SPFH domain-containing protein — protein sequence MALFGNKNEGGFMDVIRCDEQEYLVWKWRPKGATLNESKKENAIRYGSSLRVKEGEVAVFVYKQNDGNLMDFIVGPHDQTIKTANFPILTNIVGTAFGGASPFQAEIYFINLQGNNQIKFGIPYFEVFDPRSADFSAPIVARGTITFNVTDYKSFIKLNRLINFELDDFNNQIKDAVTKYVKAFITNAPTENKIAVLQLERKILELSDLIQARLRNDFEIDFGVNLKRFDLAHLEFDKESNNYKRLLKRFADQELKTVEGTTEINLENLEETMRIQRKDQELQVEGKNFAVHQLNQQTDVLKTAAENLGEMGAVNLGGGGGLNPIGLMTGMAIGGAMGNQMGGMMNNINNTPPPPPVSTYHVALNGQQLGQFNLEQLKQSAQGGQFTKSHHVWKEGMSAWELASNVAELASLFSSVPPPPPTI from the coding sequence ATGGCATTATTCGGAAATAAAAATGAAGGCGGATTTATGGACGTAATCCGTTGCGATGAACAAGAATATCTTGTTTGGAAATGGCGACCAAAAGGGGCAACACTCAATGAAAGCAAAAAAGAAAATGCTATTCGTTATGGCAGTAGTTTGAGAGTGAAAGAAGGCGAAGTTGCTGTTTTCGTTTACAAACAGAATGATGGAAATCTTATGGATTTTATTGTCGGACCTCACGACCAGACAATAAAAACCGCCAACTTTCCTATTCTTACAAACATTGTCGGAACTGCGTTTGGTGGTGCTTCGCCTTTTCAAGCAGAAATTTATTTCATCAATTTACAAGGCAACAACCAAATAAAATTTGGCATTCCTTACTTTGAAGTATTTGACCCAAGAAGTGCTGATTTTTCTGCACCGATTGTCGCAAGAGGAACAATAACTTTCAATGTTACCGATTACAAAAGTTTCATTAAGCTAAACCGCTTAATCAACTTTGAATTGGACGACTTTAACAATCAGATAAAAGACGCTGTTACGAAATATGTAAAAGCATTTATCACAAATGCACCGACAGAAAACAAAATCGCAGTTCTGCAACTTGAACGGAAAATTTTAGAGTTGTCAGATTTAATTCAAGCACGTTTGAGAAACGATTTTGAAATTGATTTTGGCGTTAATCTCAAGCGTTTTGACCTTGCTCATTTGGAGTTTGATAAAGAGAGCAACAATTACAAACGACTTTTGAAACGCTTTGCCGACCAAGAATTGAAAACTGTTGAAGGAACAACGGAAATCAATCTTGAAAACTTGGAAGAAACAATGCGTATTCAACGCAAAGACCAAGAGTTACAAGTTGAGGGTAAAAACTTTGCCGTCCATCAACTCAACCAACAAACGGATGTGCTGAAAACAGCAGCCGAAAATCTTGGCGAAATGGGTGCTGTAAATCTTGGCGGTGGCGGAGGTTTAAATCCTATCGGACTAATGACAGGAATGGCAATAGGCGGTGCAATGGGCAACCAAATGGGTGGAATGATGAACAACATCAACAACACGCCACCACCGCCACCTGTTTCAACTTACCACGTTGCACTAAACGGACAGCAGTTAGGACAATTCAATTTAGAACAACTGAAACAATCTGCACAAGGCGGACAATTCACCAAAAGTCACCACGTTTGGAAAGAGGGAATGTCGGCTTGGGAATTGGCAAGCAATGTTGCCGAACTTGCAAGTTTGTTTTCAAGTGTTCCACCACCACCGCCAACAATTTAA
- a CDS encoding transposase: LKSNRKVALTLDDKQNGRYTSIKSLKPEGRTAVVWVEQLDFPILIACQIFTNENDTAALYLASNDLNLSYEQITAIYHKRWKVEEYHKSIKSNASFAKSPTRTITTQKSHFIASLTAFNRFELLKVRKNKSHFALKNYLNIVALRKAKEELQHLLTPSLKNTT, translated from the coding sequence CTCTCAAGTCAAATCGGAAAGTTGCCTTGACACTGGATGATAAGCAAAACGGTCGTTACACAAGTATTAAGTCCCTGAAGCCGGAAGGGCGCACTGCGGTGGTGTGGGTTGAGCAGTTGGATTTCCCAATTCTCATTGCATGCCAAATTTTCACAAACGAGAATGATACTGCTGCGCTCTATCTGGCTTCTAACGACTTAAATTTGTCATACGAGCAAATCACTGCAATCTATCACAAACGATGGAAAGTAGAAGAGTATCACAAATCCATCAAGAGCAATGCTTCGTTTGCCAAATCACCTACACGCACAATAACAACACAAAAAAGTCATTTCATTGCTTCGCTGACAGCGTTTAATCGGTTTGAATTACTGAAAGTAAGAAAAAACAAAAGTCATTTTGCACTGAAAAATTATTTGAACATAGTAGCACTACGAAAAGCAAAGGAAGAATTACAGCATTTATTAACACCAAGTCTTAAAAATACTACTTAA
- a CDS encoding T9SS type A sorting domain-containing protein, whose protein sequence is MKKYLFFPILIVTINLYGQQLPGFGLTGLKYFDLTHNPGNIPIIQTSWIKKNLDSLNVPIVRQMENHGLTWDYMETPNNSFHFLKADSLIIINPVTNFFAELFYSRGATSDLRFAPWDTSHLYDSASYRQDYVLKVVSHYKNYIDFWEIGNEQSHGWMARVFQPYQYANLVQETSPTIYSTDPGSKIVLSGLGSPEDEWNTNDSNIVWLDSVLIALGNNPGQYFDIVDCHMYIDWYRIPVFIRKIQSILNQHGCGNKFIMVGENGISSDYSNTWPLAGVGTKQQANEIFTRMCLAVASGAVQSNWFSHIDGFGNNGNFQGYGSVYHEPNGLISQKPSWYSLQLLYNELVNFTSVQMISEGDSLTGNGNYVIKFIIGGQEKYVAWNVNGSNYTLTGLTGNSAQIKNTVCNTSIQTIGSLTDEWPALVNNNPVFQTNTASISGGNLNLTLSSTPILITINNNTGITEENENQTFSIYPNPFSSQTILQTNKNLQNATLTIENIFGQTVSQIKNISGHTVILNRDNLATGLYFVRLMQGNKILIVKKTLITD, encoded by the coding sequence ATGAAAAAATATTTATTCTTCCCGATATTAATAGTAACCATCAACCTTTATGGGCAACAACTTCCAGGTTTTGGGCTCACTGGTTTGAAATATTTTGACCTCACCCATAATCCGGGTAATATTCCTATTATACAAACTTCGTGGATAAAAAAAAATTTAGATTCTCTAAATGTTCCAATTGTCAGACAAATGGAAAATCACGGGTTAACATGGGACTACATGGAAACCCCAAATAATAGTTTTCATTTTTTAAAAGCAGATTCATTGATTATCATAAACCCTGTTACAAATTTTTTTGCAGAATTATTTTATAGTAGAGGGGCTACTTCGGATTTGCGATTCGCACCATGGGATACATCACATCTATACGATTCCGCTTCCTACAGACAGGACTATGTATTAAAAGTGGTTAGTCACTACAAAAACTATATTGACTTTTGGGAAATAGGAAATGAACAATCTCACGGATGGATGGCACGTGTATTTCAACCATATCAATATGCTAATCTTGTACAGGAAACATCGCCAACAATATATTCTACTGACCCTGGCTCTAAAATCGTTTTATCAGGACTCGGTAGTCCTGAAGACGAGTGGAACACAAATGATTCAAACATTGTATGGCTTGACAGTGTGCTAATTGCACTTGGCAACAACCCCGGACAATATTTTGACATCGTTGATTGTCATATGTATATTGACTGGTATAGGATTCCTGTTTTTATCAGAAAAATTCAGTCAATCCTTAATCAACATGGTTGCGGCAATAAATTTATCATGGTAGGCGAGAACGGCATCTCAAGTGATTATTCAAATACATGGCCATTGGCAGGTGTAGGAACGAAACAACAAGCCAATGAAATATTTACACGCATGTGTCTGGCAGTTGCATCGGGTGCGGTTCAGAGCAATTGGTTCTCACATATTGATGGTTTTGGCAACAATGGAAATTTTCAGGGATACGGGTCTGTTTATCATGAACCAAACGGACTTATCTCTCAAAAACCCAGTTGGTATAGTTTGCAACTATTATATAATGAACTGGTCAATTTTACAAGTGTTCAAATGATTTCCGAGGGCGATTCTTTAACGGGAAATGGAAATTATGTGATCAAATTTATAATCGGAGGTCAGGAAAAATATGTTGCATGGAATGTCAATGGCAGTAATTACACCTTGACCGGCTTAACAGGAAATTCTGCTCAGATAAAAAATACAGTTTGCAACACAAGTATTCAGACCATCGGTTCCCTGACAGATGAGTGGCCAGCATTGGTAAACAACAATCCTGTTTTTCAGACAAACACAGCAAGTATTTCAGGAGGTAATTTGAATCTTACTCTTAGTTCAACACCAATATTGATTACCATCAACAACAATACAGGGATAACAGAAGAAAATGAAAACCAAACATTTTCTATTTACCCAAATCCGTTTTCTTCGCAGACAATTTTGCAAACAAACAAAAACTTACAAAACGCAACTCTTACAATAGAAAACATTTTCGGGCAAACCGTTTCGCAAATAAAAAATATCAGCGGACATACAGTAATTCTTAATCGTGACAATCTTGCTACAGGACTTTATTTCGTTCGGCTAATGCAGGGCAATAAAATATTAATAGTTAAAAAAACCCTAATCACGGACTGA
- a CDS encoding T9SS type A sorting domain-containing protein: MKKLLSSIFILIVLLTSNTKGQVLIDTISLVSNEKTNTKFCFNNTKLMAGNSVNDRYIIYYNVDTIFLNVNQSGSWTRKTAYTGNNINSATLSFYKDTIWICWKEGVLSAQIKARYTADKGNSWSSVLPVSPVGKVAAPSIYAASNGKIHFVWSTESPSDTTVYHNVYNNGAFLPLPNPLSNPTGQGQWPSVIAVGDTVLAAWKEGPLPTKVWFRSSFDGGLSWNSLSSIPTTTSLSIFKDPNLAYAYDSTTNTHYTYLSYDGQNLIYLQRSTDFGNNWSMPDTISNLNKWSQFAHIECNNKGFVGISYEQRPISSSLFDDTKKDVGFTYSTNWGASFSIDTLAYTHNGFGSAYPAFNKIDENNFYLTWLTKDTVNNKMNVLERLIYFSNTTGINTYKQDMKSQVHIFPNPFSTQTVLHSPNQLNNVALHLYNGFGQEVKEVKNINGQTIMLSRDNIPSGLYFIQLTQDSKVIATEKIIITD; this comes from the coding sequence ATGAAAAAATTATTATCATCTATCTTTATACTGATTGTTTTGTTAACATCTAACACAAAAGGACAGGTACTTATTGACACCATTTCGTTAGTGTCAAACGAAAAAACAAATACCAAGTTTTGTTTCAACAACACTAAATTAATGGCTGGAAACAGTGTAAATGACCGCTATATTATTTACTACAACGTAGACACCATTTTTTTAAACGTAAATCAGTCTGGTAGTTGGACACGAAAAACTGCGTACACAGGAAATAATATTAATTCGGCAACATTATCCTTTTATAAGGACACGATATGGATATGCTGGAAAGAAGGTGTTTTATCAGCACAAATAAAAGCTCGATATACTGCCGACAAGGGAAATTCATGGAGTTCTGTACTTCCTGTTTCGCCTGTGGGTAAAGTAGCCGCCCCTTCAATTTATGCAGCATCGAATGGCAAAATACACTTTGTGTGGTCTACAGAATCTCCGAGCGACACAACAGTTTATCATAATGTATATAACAATGGAGCTTTTTTACCTTTACCCAACCCTTTGAGTAATCCAACAGGGCAGGGACAATGGCCATCAGTTATTGCGGTAGGTGATACGGTTCTTGCTGCATGGAAAGAAGGTCCGCTACCTACAAAAGTTTGGTTTAGAAGTTCATTTGATGGAGGTCTGTCTTGGAACTCGCTTTCATCCATTCCAACAACAACTTCATTGTCCATATTCAAAGACCCCAACCTTGCCTACGCATACGATTCTACAACAAACACACATTACACATATCTTTCGTATGACGGGCAAAATTTAATCTATTTACAACGCAGTACCGATTTTGGGAATAATTGGTCAATGCCTGACACCATAAGTAATCTCAATAAATGGTCTCAGTTTGCACATATCGAATGTAACAATAAAGGTTTTGTTGGGATTTCGTACGAACAAAGACCAATCAGCTCATCACTATTTGACGACACAAAAAAAGATGTTGGTTTTACTTACTCTACAAATTGGGGTGCTAGTTTCAGTATTGACACATTAGCATATACCCATAACGGATTCGGTTCAGCATATCCTGCATTTAATAAAATAGATGAAAATAATTTTTATTTGACTTGGCTAACTAAAGACACGGTTAATAATAAAATGAATGTCTTAGAAAGATTAATATATTTCAGCAACACGACCGGAATAAATACGTACAAACAAGATATGAAATCACAAGTTCATATTTTCCCAAATCCCTTTTCTACGCAGACTGTTTTGCATTCCCCAAATCAGTTAAATAATGTCGCCCTGCATTTATACAATGGTTTCGGACAGGAAGTAAAAGAAGTTAAAAATATCAATGGTCAGACAATCATGCTCTCACGTGACAATATTCCAAGTGGACTATATTTTATTCAACTGACACAAGACAGTAAAGTAATTGCGACAGAGAAAATTATCATCACCGACTGA
- a CDS encoding cupin domain-containing protein codes for MNRTDIFPKGEKLPNEWFTGNAFLHPLVAKDNNNEFSAGVVTFEPSARTNWHTHPKGQVLIVIEGKGFYQEKNKSAQSINKGDVVNIPENVEHWHGASDTSIMVHIAITNYKDDVQVTWLQPVTEEEYNLANK; via the coding sequence ATGAACAGAACAGATATTTTCCCGAAAGGAGAGAAATTGCCAAACGAATGGTTCACAGGAAATGCTTTTCTGCATCCATTGGTTGCAAAGGACAATAACAATGAATTTTCGGCAGGTGTTGTAACTTTTGAACCATCTGCAAGAACAAACTGGCATACACATCCAAAAGGACAAGTATTGATTGTAATAGAAGGCAAAGGATTTTATCAGGAGAAAAATAAATCTGCTCAATCCATAAACAAAGGCGATGTGGTAAATATTCCTGAGAATGTTGAACATTGGCATGGTGCATCTGATACAAGCATAATGGTTCACATAGCTATAACTAATTACAAAGACGATGTTCAGGTGACATGGCTTCAACCTGTAACAGAAGAAGAATATAACCTGGCTAATAAATAA
- a CDS encoding NAD(P)-binding domain-containing protein, with protein sequence MKMKKIGVFGTGEVGRTIATKLVELGYEVKMGSRTANNENAEQWVKQNGEKASTGTFADAATFGEIIFNCTKGEATMSVFQQAGLEFFDGKIVIDQSNSLDLSNGFPPTLLPQYINTTSLGEEIQKLLPKAHIVKTLNTVNCELMTSPEKSSGEATMLLCGNNAEAKREVTEILHQFDWKDVLDLGEIVASRGMEMFITTWVKLFMATNNINVTFKINR encoded by the coding sequence ATAAAAATGAAAAAAATCGGAGTATTTGGAACAGGAGAAGTAGGCAGAACTATTGCAACCAAATTAGTGGAATTGGGTTACGAAGTGAAAATGGGCAGTCGTACTGCTAACAACGAAAATGCCGAACAATGGGTTAAACAAAATGGCGAGAAAGCAAGTACAGGAACTTTTGCCGATGCTGCTACCTTTGGCGAAATCATCTTTAACTGTACAAAAGGAGAAGCAACAATGTCTGTTTTTCAACAGGCAGGGCTTGAATTTTTTGACGGCAAAATTGTGATTGACCAAAGCAACTCGCTCGATTTAAGCAATGGTTTTCCGCCAACACTTCTTCCTCAATATATCAACACCACTTCACTCGGAGAGGAAATTCAGAAATTGTTGCCCAAAGCCCACATCGTTAAAACGCTTAATACCGTGAATTGTGAGCTGATGACCAGTCCCGAAAAAAGTTCAGGCGAAGCCACAATGTTATTGTGTGGTAACAATGCCGAAGCAAAACGGGAAGTAACCGAAATTTTGCATCAATTTGATTGGAAAGACGTACTTGATTTGGGCGAAATTGTAGCTTCAAGAGGTATGGAAATGTTTATTACCACTTGGGTTAAGTTATTTATGGCAACAAATAATATCAATGTGACTTTTAAAATCAACCGATAG
- a CDS encoding DUF559 domain-containing protein, whose protein sequence is MNKLDFISRQFSRAEKKRFEHYVVTRIWHLLNDLSIKFVTQQYVSRPDGRALTDMFFPQLQIHIEIDEGHHKKQIEWDKLREADIINATGHEVLRVDVTQNIEAINTEIFKIVEHIKLKKSNSNDFKSWDIEAELNPKTYIDKGFIDLNDDCAFRTMVDAANCFGNDYKPKGIWTGGAGHGKDNGKIIWFPKLYKNGKWNNSISNDEIEIREICELPENAKSHIDHVLKDNRTRIVFARVKSPLGDIMYRFKGEYELDKNLTNYTDGLLWRRISKSVKTYSK, encoded by the coding sequence ATGAATAAACTTGATTTTATTTCCCGACAATTTTCAAGAGCTGAAAAAAAACGATTTGAACATTATGTCGTAACGAGAATTTGGCATTTGCTCAATGACCTTTCAATAAAGTTTGTAACACAACAGTATGTTTCACGACCTGACGGACGAGCATTGACAGATATGTTTTTTCCGCAACTTCAAATTCACATTGAAATTGACGAAGGACATCACAAAAAACAAATTGAGTGGGATAAATTGAGAGAAGCCGATATTATCAACGCAACAGGACACGAAGTGTTGAGAGTTGATGTTACGCAAAACATTGAAGCGATTAACACTGAAATTTTTAAAATCGTTGAACACATCAAACTCAAAAAATCCAATAGCAACGATTTTAAGAGTTGGGATATTGAAGCCGAACTCAATCCGAAAACCTATATTGACAAAGGTTTTATTGATTTGAATGATGATTGTGCTTTCAGAACAATGGTTGATGCAGCCAATTGTTTCGGAAATGATTACAAACCAAAAGGAATTTGGACAGGCGGAGCAGGACACGGAAAAGACAACGGAAAAATTATTTGGTTTCCGAAACTCTACAAAAATGGGAAATGGAACAATTCCATTTCCAACGATGAAATAGAAATCAGAGAAATTTGCGAATTACCCGAAAATGCAAAATCACACATTGACCACGTTCTAAAAGACAATCGCACCCGAATTGTTTTTGCAAGAGTTAAAAGTCCGTTAGGCGACATTATGTATCGTTTCAAGGGCGAATACGAACTTGACAAGAATTTAACTAACTATACGGACGGTCTGCTTTGGCGAAGAATTTCAAAAAGCGTAAAAACCTATTCCAAGTAG